Proteins encoded by one window of Arabidopsis thaliana chromosome 2, partial sequence:
- the SRP2 gene encoding serpin 2 (serpin 2 (SRP2); FUNCTIONS IN: serine-type endopeptidase inhibitor activity; INVOLVED IN: DNA repair, response to DNA damage stimulus; LOCATED IN: nucleus; EXPRESSED IN: fruit; CONTAINS InterPro DOMAIN/s: Protease inhibitor I4, serpin, plant (InterPro:IPR015554), Protease inhibitor I4, serpin (InterPro:IPR000215); BEST Arabidopsis thaliana protein match is: Serine protease inhibitor (SERPIN) family protein (TAIR:AT1G62170.1); Has 6246 Blast hits to 6203 proteins in 468 species: Archae - 66; Bacteria - 371; Metazoa - 4782; Fungi - 10; Plants - 340; Viruses - 461; Other Eukaryotes - 216 (source: NCBI BLink).) — protein sequence MDSKRKNQELSTSETADPSLSKTNKKQKIDMQEAMKNQNEVSLLLVGKVISAVAKNSNCVFSPASINAVLTVTAANTDNKTLRSFILSFLKSSSTEETNAIFHELASVVFKDGSETGGPKIAAVNGVWMEQSLSCNPDWEDLFLNFFKASFAKVDFRHKAEEVRLDVNTWASRHTNDLIKEILPRGSVTSLTNWIYGNALYFKGAWEKAFDKSMTRDKPFHLLNGKSVSVPFMRSYEKQFIEAYDGFKVLRLPYRQGRDDTNREFSMYLYLPDKKGELDNLLERITSNPGFLDSHIPEYRVDVGDFRIPKFKIEFGFEASSVFNDFELNVSLHQKALIEIDEEGTEAAAATTVVVVTGSCLWEPKKKIDFVADHPFLFLIREDKTGTLLFAGQIFDPSELSSALDRA from the exons ATGgattcaaaaagaaagaaccaAGAACTTAGCACATCAGAAACCGCAGATCCCTCTCTCTCAAAGACgaataaaaagcaaaagattgaTATGCAAGAAGCGATGAAGAACCAAAACGAGGTTTCTCTGTTACTTGTGGGGAAAGTAATCTCTGCCGTAGCCAAAAACTCAAACTGTGTCTTCTCTCCGGCATCCATCAACGCCGTTCTCACCGTGACCGCTGCCAACACCGACAACAAAACATTAAGATCTTTCATCCTCTCTTTTCTTAAGTCTTCTTCTACCGAAGAGACCAACGCCATCTTCCACGAACTCGCTTCCGTCGTCTTCAAAGACGGAAGTGAAACAGGCGGGCCCAAAATTGCGGCGGTTAATGGAGTGTGGATGGAGCAATCGCTTTCGTGTAACCCCGACTGGGAAGATCTGTTTCTGAACTTCTTCAAGGCTAGTTTCGCTAAAGTTGATTTCCGACACAAG gCTGAAGAAGTGCGTCTGGACGTAAATACGTGGGCTTCACGTCACACCAATGATCTCATCAAAGAAATTCTTCCTCGTGGATCTGTTACAAGCCTAACTAATTGGATATATGGAAACGCCTTGTACTTCAAGGGAGCTTGGGAAAAGGCATTCGATAAGTCCATGACAAGAGATAAACCATTTCACCTTCTCAATGGCAAATCAGTCTCTGTGCCTTTCATGAGAAGCTATGAGAAACAATTCATAGAGGCTTATGATGGTTTCAAAGTCCTACGCCTTCCTTATCGACAAGGACGTGATGATACCAACCGCGAGTTTTCGATGTATCTCTATCTCCCTGACAAGAAAGGTGAACTGGATAATCTTTTGGAGAGAATAACATCTAATCCTGGATTCTTGGATAGTCATATTCCGGAATACCGCGTTGATGTTGGTGATTTCAGAATTCCAAAATTTAAGATCGAATTCGGGTTTGAAGCTTCAAGTGTTTTTAATGACTTTGAGCTTAATGTGTCATTACACCAGAAAGCTTTGATTGAGATCGATGAAGAAGGTACTGAAGCTGCGGCTGCTACTACTGTTGTAGTAGTAACCGGCAGCTGTTTGTGGGagccgaagaagaagatagattttGTGGCAGATCAtccatttctctttttgattAGAGAAGACAAAACCGGAACTCTTTTGTTCGCTGGTCAAATCTTCGATCCTTCTGAACTTTCTTCTGCGTTGGACCGGGCTTAA